A single genomic interval of Armigeres subalbatus isolate Guangzhou_Male chromosome 1, GZ_Asu_2, whole genome shotgun sequence harbors:
- the LOC134211703 gene encoding achaete-scute complex protein T3-like, translating into MAAVMRSMALGQNIHNILPNNCILVQQHKPINHHGKRPIAPAPMMVTNLPQGVGLKCKTGVTAAKKYAYCGLPYAPTPQQAASVQRRNARERNRVKQVNNGFANLRQHIPPTVVSALSNGGRGASKKLSKVDTLRMAVEYIRSLQKMLDENSENNQSCLSQISSSSSYYGTMSESSTASSPTPSQISENSYSQMGATTFKNEPYDIYIDPSTSPAPSYTSEIPIQQHHQTMIPGMTSLSPSGNNNYIHVMGNHQQVYKSEIYHEEYDEGMSPQNPEDEELLDAITWWQQQQ; encoded by the coding sequence ATGGCAGCCGTAATGAGAAGCATGGCCTTAGGGCAAAACATTCATAACATTCTGCCAAACAACTGCATTCTGGTGCAGCAGCATAAGCCAATCAATCACCATGGGAAGCGGCCAATTGCGCCAGCTCCAATGATGGTGACAAATCTGCCACAAGGAGTTGGACTGAAGTGCAAAACAGGAGTGACTGCTGCGAAGAAATATGCTTACTGTGGATTGCCGTACGCGCCGACTCCCCAACAAGCGGCTTCCGTTCAGCGGAGAAATGCACGCGAGCGCAACCGTGTGAAGCAAGTGAACAATGGATTTGCAAACCTGCGCCAGCATATTCCACCGACTGTGGTTTCGGCGTTGTCCAATGGTGGTCGCGGAGCCAGCAAGAAGCTCAGTAAGGTTGACACGCTTCGCATGGCGGTGGAGTATATCCGTAGTCTGCAGAAGATGCTGGACGAGAATAGTGAAAACAATCAGAGTTGTCTGAGTCAGATATCTTCCTCGAGTTCTTATTACGGAACTATGTCTGAGTCATCAACTGCCTCCTCGCCGACTCCGTCGCAAATTTCTGAAAACTCGTACTCGCAGATGGGAGCTACCACTTTCAAGAACGAGCCTTATGATATATACATTGACCCATCCACCTCGCCGGCACCTTCGTACACCTCGGAAATTCCTATTCAGCAGCACCATCAAACGATGATTCCGGGCATGACCAGCCTCAGCCCCAGCGGCAATAACAACTACATCCACGTCATGGGAAACCACCAGCAAGTGTACAAATCGGAAATCTACCACGAGGAATACGACGAAGGAATGAGCCCCCAGAATCCAGAGGacgaagaacttctggatgctATCACCTGGTGGCAACAGCAACAGTGA